One Chaetodon trifascialis isolate fChaTrf1 chromosome 21, fChaTrf1.hap1, whole genome shotgun sequence genomic window carries:
- the ndufa4b gene encoding cytochrome c oxidase subunit NDUFA4 encodes MSSMLGVVAKQLKNHPALIPLFIFIGGGATMSMMYLGRLALKNPDVSWDRKNNPEPWNKLQPNQQYKLFAINMDYSKMKKDRPDF; translated from the exons ATGTCGTCAATGTTAGGGGTCGTCGCCAAACAGCTGAAGAACCACCCGGCT CTCATCcccctcttcatcttcatcggTGGCGGGGCAACCATGAGCATGATGTACTTGGGTCGCCTGGCTCTGAAAAACCCTGATGTCTC ATGGGATCGCAAGAACAACCCAGAGCCCTGGAACAAATTGCAGCCCAATCAGCAGTATAAA CTTTTCGCCATTAACATGGACTACTCCAAGATGAAGAAGGACAGGCCTGACTTCTAA
- the LOC139349630 gene encoding protein FAM117A-like — protein MSGRSGVGQTRGATLGPQPLKATVPYQLASKPRPSRRDGKSAGKTKPHQLSSGMRRTMSLDAIIGPYLQGHWPKEPEGPSSSSRRDKSTQTPDSWSDKSQSGRGSSNHKRSASWGSAENLREIAKLKQQLQQQRSKPAASGGHDKDRQRGYPQGSCSLGTAQTQPIPIPLTPLSTLVPRLRCSVEGLNQELEGMFICQPPHLQHRLLEVPDGHRAPVPPQSCSSGSQSDPLTTSLSSSSSPSPPPTSPPNSEDAPPNLHHGLMDSAEMCLLSPLSSQNEADHSLPLLMSSSPGPNKSCCFQREPPEGCEKVRVWEETGTPHQLKPALISSCPDPNKVNFTPHGGSAFCPVSLLKPLLPSMDLLFRSLSVAPGGACSSQGMSSCQAMSSGNRVAPPDAPATSAVVGESSGEGLAF, from the exons ATGTCTGGCCGAAGTGGAGTCGGACAGACCCGGGGAGCCACTTTGGGTCCACAGCCCCTCAAGGCTACTGTTCCCTACCAGCTGGCCAGCAAGCCCCGACCCAGCCGGAGAGATGGAAAGTCAG CTGGAAAGACCAAACCGCACCAGCTGAGCTCTGGCATGAGGCGGACGATGTCTCTCGATGCCATCATCGGCCCGTACCTGCAGGGACACTGGCCGAAAGAACCGGAGGGCCCGAGCAGCTCGTCACGCAGGGATAAATCCACCCAG ACCCCGGACTCATGGTCGGATAAATCCCAGAGTGGGAGAGGGAGCAGCAACCACAAGCGATCGGCGTCATGGGGCAGTGCTGAGAATCTGCGAGAG ATTGCTAAACtaaaacaacagctgcagcagcagcgcagcAAACCTGCAGCCTCAGGGGGCCACGACAAAGACCGCCAGCGTGGCTATCCTCAGGGGAGCTGCAGCCTAGGAACCGCTCAG ACTCAGCCGATTCCCATCCCCCTCACTCCCCTGTCTACACTGGTCCCTCGACTGCGCTGCAGCGTGGAGGGCCTCAACCAGGAGCTGGAAGGCATGTTCATCTGCCAGCCACCGCATCTGCAGCACAGG CTCCTTGAGGTTCCAGACGGTCACAGGGCTCCAGTccctccacagagctgcagcagtggatcTCAGAGTGACCCCCTAaccacctctctgtcctcatcctcctctcccagcccccctcccacctccccGCCAAACTCTGAAGATGCACCTCCAAATCTCCACCATG GTTTGATGGACAGCGCAGAGATGTGCCTCCTGTCTCCGCTCTCCTCCCAGAATGAGGCTGATCACTCCCTGCCTCTGCTCATGTCTTCCTCTCCAGGACCCAACAAAAGTTGCTGCTTCCAGCGAGAGCCTCCAGAGGGCTGCGAAAAGGTCCGAGTCTGGGAGGAAACCGG CACTCCACACCAACTCAAGCCTGCCCTCATCTCCTCCTGCCCAGACCCCAACAAGGTAAACTTCACCCCCCACGGGGGCTCAGCCTTCTGCCCTGTGAGCCTCCTCAAGCCCCTGCTGCCCTCCATGGACCTGTTGTTCCGCAGCCTCTCCGTCGCTCCAGGGGGCGCATGCTCGAGCCAGGGGATGAGCTCCTGCCAGGCGATGTCCTCTGGCAACCGGGTGGCTCCTCCAGATGCTCCGGCCACCTCCGCCGTCGTGGGTGAAAGCTCAGGGGAGGGCCTGGCATTCTGA